ACACGTTCACTACCTGTTACCAGCCGCGCCGCTGAGTCGACGCTGAGCTCGGCGCCTGGCCGCCACTAGCGCATGATGGGTAACTGGCTTGCGCGACACCGAAGCGCTCAGACCGGCTGGCGTCCGGTCACGTAGCCTCTACGCGGGAGTTACGGTTGCAAACTGTCGGTGCGCTTCCGCCGACCGGGCGACCGCCGAGCATGGTGGTTAGGACGCGGGTATGAGGCAGGTCAGAGAGCGGACAGGTCAACGGGTTGCGATCCACGACAATCATGTCGGCATGATGGCCGGCGACGAGCGACCCGATGTCATTCCACCTCAATACTTGTGCAGCAGTGCGCGTCCAGGTGGCGAGCGCGTCTATGCGAGAGACCCCGGCGGTAGCGGCGGCACGTCCAGAAGCGCCGTAGCGCGGTTCCGCAGCCAGGGCCAGATGTTCGAAGACGTTCTTCGGCCCCCAGTCAGTGCCACAGCCTACGGTGAGCCCGGCGTTGAGAAACCGCTGGAGCGGCACGAGGTGCTCGAGGATGGCCTCGCCGACACGGTCGGCGAACAGCTCACCCTTGCCCCAGGAGAACGACATGGTGGTGGTGAGGTCGAGATCCAAGGCCGCGAGGCGGCTGATCTGTTCGGGTTCGGCGATTGCTGCGTGCTGCACGATCCACGGACGGTCCTCCGCGCGTAGCGGCCGGATGAGGCTTTCGAGCTGTTCGAGATAGTCATCGAGTTCACCGTTGCCGGCGATCATCATGTTCAGCCGTAGGCCGCTGGCGAGGCAGAACCGCATGACCTTCTCGACGGTGTCCACAGGCACAAATGATCGTCCAGATGTCATGGTGCCGAAGGGTCCCCGATACGGCTCACGGAGCAGCAACTGTCCGGCGTGGCAGGATCCGCCGCGGCCAATGGTGATGCCGTCGATGCGCAATATGTCGTCGTCTCGGTTGACCATGCCGGCCGCTCGCCGAAGCCGGGCAAGTAATCGGTCGACATCAGGCGGATGGTCGTCGGGCATGCCATAGACGTGGGCTTCGGGTGCGCACTGCACGCGCAAGCTGAGCTGATCGGTGCTGCGCAGCCACTGGTAGAGCTCGATGTGGGAGAAGTCCATAGCGTGGGCTTCGTAGATGGTGGTCACACCGTGCGCATTGGCGTCTCGCATCGCGTGAACGACGCCAGGCTCGAATGCATTGGGCTGCAACAGCGGTAGCTGCCGCAGCAGGCTATTCATGAAGTCGTCGTTGTTGTAGTAGAGCGTGACCGCGCCGTGGAGCCGGCCGGTCGGCTCACCGCTGGCGTCTTTTTCGACCCAGACATCGCCGACGCGGTCGGCGGTGTGCCGGTCGATGCCCAGGCGCTGCAA
The window above is part of the Mycolicibacterium rutilum genome. Proteins encoded here:
- a CDS encoding amidohydrolase; the protein is MTSTLYTNATVLTCDRSNSIAEAVAVADGRITAVGSEAFVRRTAGPDAAVVDLDGATVMPGFIDTHPHLLHFGVIAEPLVDLGDAVDHMDIAARLTFRTKTTPAGEWIMTTPVGEPHYFLRRSYRHLTERVLPDRITLDRAAPHHPVFIQAWAPVIPNTCVLNSAGLQRLGIDRHTADRVGDVWVEKDASGEPTGRLHGAVTLYYNNDDFMNSLLRQLPLLQPNAFEPGVVHAMRDANAHGVTTIYEAHAMDFSHIELYQWLRSTDQLSLRVQCAPEAHVYGMPDDHPPDVDRLLARLRRAAGMVNRDDDILRIDGITIGRGGSCHAGQLLLREPYRGPFGTMTSGRSFVPVDTVEKVMRFCLASGLRLNMMIAGNGELDDYLEQLESLIRPLRAEDRPWIVQHAAIAEPEQISRLAALDLDLTTTMSFSWGKGELFADRVGEAILEHLVPLQRFLNAGLTVGCGTDWGPKNVFEHLALAAEPRYGASGRAAATAGVSRIDALATWTRTAAQVLRWNDIGSLVAGHHADMIVVDRNPLTCPLSDLPHTRVLTTMLGGRPVGGSAPTVCNRNSRVEAT